From the genome of Streptomyces sp. NBC_01116, one region includes:
- a CDS encoding HPr family phosphocarrier protein, which translates to MHQQTVAIASRSGLHARPASLFVKAAARQPVKVTIAREGRDPVDARSMLAVLALAAPHGETVVLSAEGDGARAAVEELAELLARDLDAAV; encoded by the coding sequence ATGCACCAGCAGACCGTCGCCATAGCTTCCCGCAGCGGGCTCCACGCCCGTCCTGCGTCGCTGTTCGTCAAGGCCGCCGCCCGTCAGCCGGTCAAGGTGACCATCGCCCGTGAGGGCCGCGACCCGGTCGACGCGCGCAGCATGCTCGCGGTGCTGGCCCTGGCCGCCCCGCACGGGGAGACCGTGGTGCTCAGCGCAGAGGGCGACGGGGCGCGGGCGGCGGTCGAGGAGCTGGCCGAGCTGCTCGCGCGGGATCTCGACGCCGCGGTCTGA
- the pfkB gene encoding 1-phosphofructokinase, with the protein MILTVTPNPSLDRTYELPGLTRGSVLRATADRVDPGGKGVNVSRAVAAAGHRTVAVAPMGGPEGALLTRLLGDLGIEAAGVPITGNTRINVTLVEPDGTLTKVNAAGPELSPAEAEDVLEAVRVHAAAADWIACCGSLPRGLPPQWYAELVEQSHRAGARIALDTSGAALTATLDRGPDVVKPNAQELAEAVGRPLATVGDALKAAEELRERGARSVLASLGADGQLLVEASGAYFATAPVAAVRSNVGAGDASLAGFLAAGGQGPEALTSAVAHGAAAVQLAGSLMPTPADLDVESVVTTSEVPLDRPLTEPAP; encoded by the coding sequence ATGATCCTCACCGTCACCCCCAACCCCAGCCTGGACCGCACCTACGAGCTGCCGGGTCTGACCCGCGGCAGCGTGCTGCGTGCCACCGCGGACCGCGTCGATCCGGGCGGCAAGGGTGTCAACGTCTCCCGCGCGGTCGCGGCGGCCGGACACCGCACCGTCGCCGTCGCCCCGATGGGCGGACCGGAGGGCGCGCTGCTCACCCGGCTGCTCGGCGACCTGGGCATCGAGGCGGCCGGTGTGCCGATCACCGGGAACACCCGGATCAACGTCACCCTCGTCGAACCCGACGGCACCCTCACCAAGGTCAACGCGGCCGGACCCGAGCTGAGTCCGGCCGAGGCGGAGGACGTCCTGGAAGCGGTGCGGGTCCACGCGGCCGCCGCCGACTGGATCGCCTGCTGCGGAAGCCTGCCGCGCGGACTGCCGCCGCAGTGGTACGCGGAGCTGGTCGAGCAGAGCCACCGGGCCGGAGCGCGGATCGCGCTGGACACCTCCGGAGCGGCGCTGACCGCCACGCTGGACCGGGGACCCGACGTGGTCAAGCCCAATGCCCAGGAGCTCGCCGAGGCCGTCGGCCGGCCGCTCGCCACGGTGGGCGACGCGCTGAAGGCCGCCGAGGAGCTGCGTGAGCGCGGCGCCCGGTCGGTGCTGGCGAGCCTGGGCGCCGACGGGCAGTTGCTGGTCGAGGCGTCGGGGGCCTACTTCGCCACCGCACCGGTGGCCGCCGTGCGCAGCAATGTCGGCGCCGGGGACGCCTCCCTGGCCGGCTTCCTCGCGGCGGGCGGACAGGGCCCGGAGGCGCTCACCTCGGCCGTCGCCCACGGTGCCGCGGCCGTGCAGCTGGCCGGAAGCCTCATGCCCACCCCGGCCGACCTCGACGTGGAGTCGGTCGTGACGACCTCCGAGGTGCCGCTGGACCGCCCGCTGACCGAGCCCGCCCCATGA
- a CDS encoding PepSY domain-containing protein, with the protein MNSASSRSRTLKTVGALGMAAATAVLMAGCGQSSDSATSTATSEAAKVVPQKQTTSPSASAQLTEDQKERKKVLDATKVTFDDAATTAAGEVAGGKLVDLDLEGVDDDDRDQSPSPTGSGSPSGSASPTGSASPSGTGTSSPSASPGSEGPVWVAEVAEKDGTVHTVRINAVDGKVIEARVDADQDADDKKQTADRLAQATQTPQQAAKVATEKKKGTVTSVGLDDNESGDGVVWQVDVVGSDWKKTTFDVDAKTDAIVREETDND; encoded by the coding sequence ATGAACAGTGCCTCCTCCCGTTCCCGCACCCTCAAGACGGTCGGCGCCCTCGGCATGGCCGCCGCGACGGCCGTTCTGATGGCCGGATGCGGTCAGAGCTCGGACAGCGCGACGAGCACGGCCACCTCCGAAGCCGCGAAGGTCGTCCCCCAGAAGCAGACGACATCACCCTCGGCCAGTGCCCAGCTGACCGAGGACCAGAAAGAGCGGAAGAAGGTGCTGGACGCCACGAAGGTCACCTTCGACGACGCCGCCACCACCGCCGCCGGCGAGGTGGCCGGGGGCAAACTGGTCGATCTGGACCTGGAGGGCGTGGACGACGACGACAGGGACCAGAGCCCCAGCCCGACCGGATCAGGCAGCCCGTCCGGCTCGGCCAGTCCGACGGGGTCCGCGAGCCCGAGCGGGACCGGCACGTCCAGCCCGAGCGCGAGCCCTGGTTCCGAGGGCCCGGTCTGGGTCGCGGAGGTCGCGGAGAAGGACGGCACGGTCCACACCGTCCGGATCAACGCGGTCGACGGCAAGGTGATCGAGGCCCGGGTCGACGCGGATCAGGACGCGGACGACAAGAAGCAGACGGCCGACCGGCTCGCCCAGGCCACCCAGACCCCGCAGCAGGCGGCCAAGGTCGCCACCGAGAAGAAGAAGGGGACGGTCACCTCCGTCGGCCTCGACGACAACGAGAGCGGCGACGGCGTCGTCTGGCAGGTGGACGTGGTCGGCTCGGACTGGAAGAAGACGACCTTCGACGTGGACGCGAAGACCGACGCCATCGTCCGCGAGGAGACCGACAACGACTGA
- a CDS encoding fructose-specific PTS transporter subunit EIIC, with amino-acid sequence MSELITAELVDLDLSATTKDAAARSLAERMAAAHRVTDLDGFLADVAAREAQMPTGLDGGIGIPHCRSEHVSAPTLAFGRSGAGIDFGAADGPADLVFLIAAPAGADDDHLTILSGLARRLMDPEFTAALRAGTDPRAVAALIRGEEPTEESQGREQAQEQAATAPETEATGVTGVTGVTGVTGSVPFRIVAVTSCPTGIAHTYMAAESLAAAGRAEGVEVTVETQGSAGFEKLDPAVVAAADAVIWAHDVEVREKARFRGKPLVDVGVKAGINRPAELIAEARRKAERGEIAAPETGRAAGPGNEGPGGDGNGSGEDHAHFGVRLRTYLMSGVSYMVPFVAAGGLLIALSFAIGGYEIADAKSVADHFVWGEADSWAALLNQIGSAAFGFLVPVLAGYIAYGMADRPALVPGFVGGAIALTVNAGFLGGLVAGLLAGAVVMAIQRVPVHPTLRGIMPVLVIPLIASAVVGFLMFIVVGKPIASLQNALTDWLNGLSGSNAVILGVVLGLMMCFDMGGPLNKVAYAFAVGGLADPTPGSLKVMAAVMAAGMVPPLAMALATTVRRRLFTKTERENGRAAWVLGASFITEGAIPFAAADPLRVIPSVMAGGAVTGALSMAFGAALRAPHGGVFVVPLIGEPFLYLLAIAAGTLVATALVVLLKGARGTAPAAAGDPGAAGSDDSRVTVAA; translated from the coding sequence ATGAGTGAGCTGATCACCGCGGAACTGGTCGACCTCGATCTGTCCGCCACCACTAAGGACGCCGCCGCGAGGTCGCTCGCCGAGCGGATGGCGGCCGCGCACCGCGTCACCGATCTCGACGGCTTCCTGGCCGACGTCGCCGCCCGCGAGGCGCAGATGCCGACCGGCCTCGACGGCGGCATCGGCATCCCGCACTGCCGCAGCGAGCACGTGAGCGCCCCGACGCTGGCCTTCGGGCGCAGCGGTGCGGGCATCGACTTCGGGGCGGCCGACGGTCCGGCCGACCTGGTCTTCCTCATCGCGGCCCCTGCCGGGGCCGACGACGACCACCTCACCATCCTGTCGGGCCTGGCCCGCAGGCTGATGGACCCGGAGTTCACCGCCGCCCTGCGCGCCGGAACGGATCCGCGAGCGGTGGCAGCGCTGATCCGGGGCGAGGAGCCGACGGAGGAGAGCCAGGGGCGGGAACAGGCACAGGAGCAAGCGGCGACAGCCCCGGAGACGGAAGCCACCGGAGTCACCGGAGTCACCGGAGTCACCGGAGTCACCGGGAGCGTCCCCTTCCGGATCGTCGCCGTCACCTCCTGCCCCACCGGCATCGCCCACACCTACATGGCGGCCGAGTCCCTGGCCGCGGCGGGCCGCGCCGAGGGCGTCGAGGTGACCGTGGAGACGCAGGGTTCGGCCGGCTTCGAGAAGCTGGACCCCGCCGTCGTCGCCGCGGCGGACGCCGTGATCTGGGCGCACGACGTGGAGGTCCGGGAGAAGGCCCGCTTCCGAGGCAAGCCGCTGGTCGACGTCGGGGTCAAGGCGGGCATCAACCGGCCCGCCGAGCTGATCGCCGAGGCCCGCCGCAAAGCGGAGCGCGGGGAGATCGCCGCGCCCGAAACCGGCAGGGCAGCCGGCCCCGGGAACGAGGGTCCGGGCGGGGACGGGAACGGATCCGGTGAGGATCACGCGCACTTCGGCGTCCGGCTCCGTACGTATCTGATGTCCGGCGTGAGCTACATGGTGCCGTTCGTCGCGGCGGGCGGGCTGCTGATCGCCCTGTCGTTCGCCATCGGCGGCTATGAGATAGCGGACGCCAAGTCGGTCGCCGACCACTTCGTCTGGGGCGAGGCGGACAGCTGGGCCGCGCTGCTCAACCAGATCGGCTCGGCGGCCTTCGGGTTCCTGGTGCCGGTGCTGGCCGGGTACATCGCGTACGGGATGGCGGACCGGCCGGCGCTGGTGCCCGGTTTCGTCGGCGGGGCCATCGCGCTCACGGTGAACGCCGGGTTCCTCGGAGGTCTGGTCGCCGGTCTGCTGGCCGGTGCGGTGGTCATGGCCATCCAGCGGGTCCCGGTCCACCCGACCCTGCGCGGCATCATGCCGGTCCTGGTGATCCCCCTGATCGCGTCGGCGGTCGTGGGATTCCTGATGTTCATCGTGGTCGGCAAGCCCATCGCCTCCTTGCAGAACGCGCTCACGGACTGGCTGAACGGTCTGTCGGGCTCCAACGCGGTGATCCTCGGCGTCGTCCTCGGGCTGATGATGTGCTTCGACATGGGCGGCCCGCTCAACAAGGTGGCGTACGCCTTCGCGGTCGGCGGTCTCGCCGACCCGACGCCGGGCAGCCTCAAGGTGATGGCCGCGGTCATGGCGGCCGGAATGGTGCCGCCGCTGGCGATGGCGCTGGCCACCACCGTACGCAGGAGGCTGTTCACGAAGACCGAGCGCGAGAACGGCCGGGCCGCCTGGGTGCTGGGCGCCTCGTTCATCACGGAGGGCGCGATCCCGTTCGCCGCCGCCGATCCGCTGCGGGTCATTCCGTCGGTGATGGCGGGCGGCGCGGTCACCGGCGCCCTGTCGATGGCCTTCGGCGCGGCCCTGCGCGCTCCGCACGGCGGCGTCTTCGTCGTCCCGCTGATCGGCGAGCCGTTCCTCTACCTGCTCGCCATCGCGGCCGGGACGCTGGTCGCGACCGCGCTCGTCGTCCTGCTCAAGGGCGCACGCGGGACGGCTCCGGCGGCGGCCGGGGATCCGGGGGCCGCGGGCTCCGACGACTCCCGGGTCACCGTCGCCGCCTGA
- a CDS encoding regulator: MGNLPVVTTSFVGRDNELVGVERALRDHRLVTLTGPGGVGKSRLALRTAERARDQYADGVWWADLSHLHDAQLLATTVCDGVGLLDHSPRRPLAALAEWLSGRRLLLVLDCCERIVGPCGQLVSELLSSAPGLTVLATSREPLGTVDETCVEVPPLSVGDDGDEAVRLFHERAAAVAPGRSLDDPGSAAAAAEICRRLDGIPLAVELACVQLRESSAQEIAGRLASRMEELTDDTLWPRRHRALRTTIGWSHELCAPLERLLWARLSVFRGVITSPEAEAVCAGGPLDAGAVAPALERLADQSVLRRTGNGYRMLDTLREYGAMWLAELGEEALLSDRHARHFAHVAVQAYAGWLGPSQVLWYHRIADTHADLCAALDHLLAEDPEMAMEMAGCAGLFWSCCGHLHQARAYLERVLALPLSAGPHRTRALWALGITLTLQGDHEAARRTGEECRAAADRDEDPEAVLLAAHSVGFTYLMMGRPLTAYAVSDRALSHHDGDPADAPSQLRCRVIRLFALSALGRLDEAYEEALRLQRISLRFGEHWARAYADHQLALIHLLQGRPRHAESHARAMLASKHELHDSLGIALGLDLLAGSIAAQGNGVAAARASGTGHSYWRMIGHPHRGTPELGAIREQWELRARQVAGDSAYERAYRRASADDAERGLAHALERGHPG, from the coding sequence ATGGGCAACCTCCCCGTCGTGACGACCAGCTTCGTCGGACGCGACAACGAACTGGTCGGCGTCGAGCGGGCACTTCGAGACCATCGGCTGGTCACGCTCACCGGCCCCGGCGGGGTCGGCAAGAGCCGGCTGGCCCTGCGCACCGCCGAGCGCGCCCGGGACCAGTACGCCGACGGCGTCTGGTGGGCCGACCTCTCCCATCTGCACGACGCGCAACTGCTCGCCACCACCGTCTGCGACGGCGTAGGACTCCTGGACCACAGCCCCCGCCGGCCCCTGGCCGCGCTGGCCGAATGGCTGTCCGGCCGCCGTCTGCTCCTCGTTCTCGACTGCTGCGAGCGGATCGTCGGTCCCTGCGGACAGCTCGTCTCCGAACTGCTCTCCTCGGCACCGGGGTTGACGGTCCTGGCCACCAGCAGGGAGCCGTTGGGAACGGTGGACGAGACGTGCGTCGAGGTGCCCCCGCTCTCCGTGGGCGACGACGGTGACGAGGCCGTCCGGCTCTTCCACGAACGCGCGGCCGCCGTCGCCCCGGGCCGCTCGCTCGACGACCCCGGGAGCGCGGCCGCCGCCGCCGAGATCTGCCGTCGGCTCGACGGGATACCGCTCGCCGTCGAACTGGCCTGCGTCCAGCTCCGCGAGAGCAGCGCGCAGGAGATCGCCGGGCGGCTGGCCTCCCGGATGGAGGAGCTCACCGACGACACCCTCTGGCCCCGCCGCCACCGCGCCCTGCGCACCACGATCGGCTGGAGCCACGAGCTCTGCGCACCGCTGGAGCGACTGCTGTGGGCGCGGCTCTCCGTCTTCCGCGGCGTCATCACGTCCCCGGAGGCGGAGGCGGTGTGCGCGGGCGGGCCGCTGGACGCCGGGGCCGTCGCCCCTGCCCTGGAGCGCCTGGCCGACCAGTCCGTGCTCAGGCGGACCGGGAACGGCTACCGGATGCTGGACACGCTGCGCGAGTACGGGGCGATGTGGCTGGCGGAGCTGGGGGAGGAGGCGCTCCTCTCGGACCGGCACGCCCGGCACTTCGCCCATGTCGCCGTCCAGGCGTACGCGGGCTGGCTCGGGCCCTCGCAGGTCCTCTGGTACCACCGGATCGCCGACACCCACGCGGACCTGTGCGCGGCCCTGGACCACCTGCTGGCCGAGGACCCGGAGATGGCGATGGAGATGGCCGGGTGCGCGGGCCTGTTCTGGAGCTGCTGCGGTCATCTGCACCAGGCCCGCGCGTATCTGGAACGGGTGCTCGCCCTGCCGCTCTCCGCCGGTCCTCACCGCACCCGGGCGCTGTGGGCGCTGGGCATCACGCTGACCCTCCAGGGCGACCACGAGGCGGCCCGCCGCACGGGCGAGGAGTGCCGGGCCGCGGCGGACCGCGACGAGGACCCCGAGGCGGTGCTGCTCGCGGCCCACTCCGTGGGCTTCACGTATCTGATGATGGGCCGGCCGCTCACCGCGTACGCCGTCAGCGACCGCGCGCTGAGCCACCACGACGGCGACCCCGCCGACGCGCCCTCGCAGCTGCGCTGCCGGGTGATACGCCTGTTCGCGCTGTCGGCGCTCGGACGGCTCGACGAGGCGTACGAGGAGGCCCTGCGGCTCCAGCGGATCAGCCTGCGCTTCGGCGAGCACTGGGCACGGGCGTACGCCGATCACCAACTCGCCCTCATCCACCTGCTCCAGGGCCGTCCGCGCCATGCCGAGAGCCACGCGCGCGCGATGCTCGCCAGCAAGCACGAGCTCCATGACAGCCTCGGGATAGCGCTCGGCCTCGATCTGCTCGCCGGTTCCATCGCCGCGCAGGGGAACGGGGTGGCCGCGGCCCGTGCCTCCGGTACCGGACACTCCTACTGGCGCATGATCGGCCACCCGCACCGGGGCACCCCGGAGCTCGGGGCGATCCGCGAGCAGTGGGAGCTCCGGGCCCGGCAGGTCGCGGGCGACTCGGCGTACGAGCGGGCCTACCGGCGCGCCTCGGCCGACGACGCCGAACGCGGCCTGGCCCACGCGCTGGAGCGCGGGCATCCCGGATAG
- a CDS encoding GNAT family N-acetyltransferase: MTSISRLRADHAEALLAFERENRAYFAASIPDRGDDYFAAFAERHRELLAEQDAGLHHFHLIEDDDGGVLGRINLLGVREHSAELGYRIAEKAAGRGLATWAVQQVCALAVREYGLTALRAETTLDNTGSRAVLAHSGFEPLEDVMFGDRPGRRYVLDLSAGAPPAR, encoded by the coding sequence ATGACGTCCATCAGCCGGCTCCGAGCCGACCACGCCGAGGCTCTGCTCGCCTTCGAGCGGGAGAACCGGGCCTACTTCGCCGCGTCCATTCCCGACCGCGGCGACGACTACTTCGCCGCGTTCGCCGAACGCCACCGCGAGCTGCTCGCCGAGCAGGACGCGGGGCTGCACCACTTCCACCTCATCGAGGACGACGACGGCGGCGTCCTGGGCCGGATCAACCTCCTCGGGGTGCGGGAGCATTCGGCCGAGCTGGGCTACCGGATAGCCGAGAAGGCCGCGGGGCGCGGACTGGCCACCTGGGCGGTCCAGCAGGTCTGCGCCCTGGCGGTCCGGGAGTACGGGCTCACCGCGCTGCGCGCGGAGACGACGCTGGACAACACGGGATCCCGCGCGGTGCTGGCGCACTCCGGGTTCGAGCCGCTGGAGGACGTCATGTTCGGCGACCGCCCCGGGCGCCGGTACGTCCTGGATCTGAGCGCGGGCGCTCCCCCGGCCCGCTGA
- a CDS encoding DUF6296 family protein: protein MVHTERYELIFQLSGAADDVVRVRLTDRLGAGGFPVYEDETGIVRAEISDRGEVRMLASGGHQVPGTPLLARPLSEDAPRTP, encoded by the coding sequence ATGGTGCACACCGAGCGTTACGAGCTCATCTTCCAGCTGTCCGGCGCCGCGGACGACGTGGTCCGCGTCCGGCTCACCGACCGGCTGGGCGCCGGCGGATTCCCGGTGTACGAGGACGAGACGGGGATCGTGCGTGCCGAGATCAGCGACCGGGGCGAGGTCCGCATGCTCGCCAGCGGAGGCCACCAGGTCCCCGGCACTCCCCTGCTGGCCCGGCCCCTGAGCGAGGACGCACCCCGAACGCCGTGA
- a CDS encoding alpha/beta fold hydrolase, with amino-acid sequence MTQFVLVAGAWLGSWAWRDVEPGLRAAGHGVHPLTLSGLADKQEAAAGQQTHVQDIVDEVERLGLRDVVLVGHSYAGIPVGQAAERIGDRLASVVFVDSSVPADGESFVSGRPDGRAAVEAAIAANGGFWPPPAAADCADQGLSEEQLARFLGGASPHPGATLTDPAVLTRPLGLLPATYITCLLDRPEPSPEVAELLAGERWRLVTMDTGHWPMFSQPAELARILLDAAGTDAGR; translated from the coding sequence ATGACGCAATTCGTACTGGTGGCAGGGGCCTGGCTCGGCTCGTGGGCGTGGCGCGACGTGGAGCCCGGCCTGCGCGCGGCCGGTCACGGGGTCCACCCGTTGACCCTGTCGGGCCTCGCCGACAAGCAGGAAGCGGCGGCCGGGCAGCAGACGCATGTCCAGGACATCGTCGACGAGGTCGAGCGCCTCGGCCTGCGCGACGTGGTGCTGGTCGGCCACAGCTACGCGGGCATTCCGGTCGGGCAGGCCGCCGAGCGGATCGGCGACCGGCTCGCGAGCGTCGTGTTCGTCGACTCCAGCGTTCCGGCCGACGGCGAGTCCTTCGTCTCCGGCCGGCCGGACGGCCGGGCCGCCGTCGAGGCCGCGATCGCCGCCAACGGGGGTTTCTGGCCGCCGCCTGCCGCCGCGGACTGCGCTGACCAGGGCCTCTCCGAGGAGCAGCTCGCCCGGTTCCTCGGCGGCGCGTCACCTCACCCCGGCGCCACCCTCACCGATCCCGCCGTCCTGACCCGTCCTTTGGGCCTGCTGCCCGCGACGTACATCACCTGCCTGCTCGACCGGCCCGAGCCGAGCCCCGAGGTGGCCGAGCTGCTGGCGGGCGAGCGGTGGCGGCTGGTCACGATGGACACGGGGCACTGGCCGATGTTCTCGCAGCCGGCCGAGCTCGCCCGGATCCTGCTGGACGCCGCGGGAACGGACGCCGGACGATGA
- a CDS encoding serine hydrolase domain-containing protein encodes MLGLAGADATAPPDAHRLQEAPVPVRTRPDVPLPRRRPRRRRAVVAALAAASLAGLMTGPAHAGGDGGDGPHGPDDPTLRRKLQALVDTPGGPPGAIAVLTANGRSEVYRAGTSQLGTGRPPRTTDHMRIASVAKAFSGSVALQLAERGALGLDDTIGRRLPRLPAAWHRVTLRQLLNHTSGLPDYTEAPAFIAELTADPRRRFDSRRLLDYVAGDPLRFRPGSAYHYSNSDNIAVALMAEAVTGQRYEKLLAELVYRPLGLRATSLPPGYRLPDPYLHGYAVDPPDAPEDVSTALGTSGIWASGGIVSTPQDLGGFIRGYAGGLGLGPEVRRQQLSFVAGSSEPAGPGRNRAGLAVFSYATRCGTVYGHTGNLPGYTQLAAGTKDGKRSLTVSLTSQVNSTTNPRLLATLRELQEDFVCRLLDRRKQGGAR; translated from the coding sequence ATGCTGGGGCTCGCGGGAGCGGACGCCACCGCTCCGCCCGACGCCCACCGCCTTCAGGAGGCCCCCGTGCCCGTACGTACCCGTCCTGACGTTCCGCTCCCCCGCCGTCGGCCCCGGCGGCGAAGAGCCGTCGTCGCGGCCCTGGCGGCCGCATCGCTCGCCGGGCTGATGACCGGCCCGGCCCACGCGGGCGGCGACGGGGGCGACGGCCCGCACGGGCCGGACGACCCCACGCTGCGGCGGAAGCTCCAGGCGCTCGTGGACACCCCGGGCGGGCCGCCCGGCGCCATCGCCGTCCTCACGGCGAACGGCCGGAGCGAGGTGTACCGGGCGGGTACGTCGCAGCTCGGCACCGGGCGTCCGCCCAGGACCACCGACCACATGCGGATCGCGAGCGTGGCGAAGGCCTTCAGCGGCTCGGTCGCCCTGCAGCTGGCCGAGCGGGGCGCGCTCGGCCTGGACGACACGATCGGCCGACGGCTGCCCCGGCTCCCCGCCGCCTGGCACCGGGTGACGCTCCGCCAGCTCCTGAACCACACCAGCGGACTGCCCGACTACACCGAGGCCCCGGCCTTCATCGCCGAGCTGACGGCCGACCCGCGGCGGCGCTTCGACTCCCGCCGACTGCTGGACTACGTCGCCGGGGACCCTCTGCGATTCCGGCCGGGCTCGGCGTACCACTACTCCAACTCCGACAACATCGCCGTGGCACTGATGGCCGAGGCGGTCACGGGGCAGCGGTACGAGAAGCTGCTCGCCGAGCTCGTGTACCGGCCGCTCGGCCTGCGCGCCACGAGCCTCCCGCCGGGCTACCGCCTCCCCGATCCCTATCTGCACGGCTACGCGGTGGACCCGCCGGACGCGCCGGAGGACGTCAGCACGGCTCTCGGCACGTCGGGCATCTGGGCGTCGGGCGGCATCGTCTCCACCCCCCAGGACCTGGGAGGCTTCATCCGCGGCTACGCCGGCGGGCTGGGTCTCGGCCCCGAGGTCCGCCGGCAGCAGCTGTCCTTCGTGGCCGGCAGCTCCGAGCCGGCCGGCCCGGGGCGCAACAGGGCCGGTCTCGCCGTGTTCTCGTACGCGACGCGCTGCGGCACCGTGTACGGCCACACCGGCAACCTCCCCGGCTACACGCAGCTGGCCGCGGGGACCAAGGACGGCAAGCGGTCGCTGACCGTCTCCCTCACCTCGCAGGTGAACAGCACCACGAACCCCCGCCTGCTGGCCACCCTCCGCGAGCTCCAGGAGGACTTCGTCTGCCGGCTGCTCGACCGCCGGAAGCAGGGCGGCGCGCGCTAG
- a CDS encoding DUF6630 family protein — protein sequence MSDPHDADAVRAALAEIASLLAPAHPAVAEEVLRAHDRPHDYVNAFEGRLADRGIDEPVDDLAWIALIDALDTHGLLAEFDWKEDAQEIRARLRKLESRPSVDPWVLFEAEETLLPTEEFLHACGRRYRETGAALAVLDIESDCYPVVGLRAARADELTALAARAGFPVRHLGTGRRGR from the coding sequence ATGTCCGACCCGCACGACGCCGACGCGGTTCGCGCGGCCCTGGCCGAGATCGCCTCCCTGCTCGCCCCGGCGCACCCCGCCGTGGCCGAGGAAGTGCTGCGCGCCCACGACCGCCCGCACGACTACGTGAACGCCTTCGAGGGCCGCCTGGCGGACCGGGGCATCGACGAGCCGGTGGACGACCTCGCCTGGATCGCGCTCATCGACGCGCTCGACACACACGGTCTGCTCGCGGAGTTCGACTGGAAGGAGGACGCGCAGGAGATCCGGGCCCGGCTGCGGAAGCTGGAGTCGCGGCCCTCCGTGGACCCGTGGGTGCTGTTCGAGGCCGAGGAGACGCTCCTGCCGACCGAGGAGTTCCTGCACGCCTGCGGCCGCCGCTACCGGGAGACCGGTGCTGCGCTGGCCGTCCTCGACATCGAGTCCGACTGCTATCCGGTGGTGGGCCTGCGGGCGGCCCGTGCCGACGAGCTGACCGCGCTCGCCGCCCGTGCGGGCTTTCCCGTGCGGCACCTCGGCACGGGCCGGCGCGGGCGGTGA
- a CDS encoding DeoR/GlpR family DNA-binding transcription regulator, translating into MYAPERQQEILRLAQESGRVDVLSLAEEFQVTAETVRRDLKALDRAGLLRRVHGGAIPVGRLDFEPDLAERDAVAADEKDRIAQAALAELPVDGNVIVDAGTTTARLAAAVPVDATLTVVTHALPVAARLADHPGIALHLVGGRVRHRTRAAVDAWALGSYAEINADVVFLATNGFSPDSGLTTPDLAEAAVKRAVIRAARRVVLLADSGKFGQEHFARFGDLTDVDLLITDTALSPDDARSIESRGTEVVRA; encoded by the coding sequence ATGTACGCACCGGAGCGTCAGCAGGAGATCCTCCGCCTCGCCCAGGAGAGCGGCCGGGTCGACGTACTGTCCCTGGCCGAGGAGTTCCAGGTGACGGCCGAGACCGTACGGCGCGATCTGAAGGCTCTGGACCGGGCGGGGCTGCTGCGCCGGGTGCACGGTGGGGCGATCCCCGTCGGGCGGCTCGACTTCGAGCCCGACCTCGCGGAGCGCGACGCCGTCGCCGCCGACGAGAAGGACCGCATCGCGCAGGCCGCCCTCGCCGAACTGCCCGTCGACGGCAATGTGATCGTGGACGCCGGTACGACGACAGCGCGGCTCGCCGCCGCCGTACCGGTGGACGCGACGCTGACCGTGGTGACGCACGCGCTGCCGGTGGCCGCGCGTCTCGCCGACCATCCGGGCATCGCGCTGCATCTGGTGGGCGGCCGGGTCCGGCACCGCACCCGCGCGGCGGTCGACGCCTGGGCGCTGGGTTCGTACGCGGAGATCAACGCCGACGTGGTCTTCCTCGCCACCAACGGCTTCTCCCCCGACAGCGGCCTCACCACGCCCGACCTCGCCGAGGCGGCGGTCAAGCGGGCCGTGATCAGGGCGGCCCGCCGGGTCGTCCTGCTCGCCGACTCCGGCAAGTTCGGGCAGGAGCACTTCGCCCGCTTCGGCGATCTCACCGATGTGGACCTGCTCATCACCGACACCGCCCTCAGCCCCGACGACGCCCGCTCCATCGAGAGCCGGGGCACGGAAGTGGTCCGCGCATGA